CTTTAGACAGAGTAAATTCTAGTCCAGCTATATTTGATGAAACGAAGTTGAAATGGATGAATGGGCAATATCTTAGAAAAAAACCTTTAGAAGAAATCTATGAATTAGCTAAACCTTTTGTTTTAAACTCTAATTTATTAATTCCAGAACAATATTTATCGAACAAAAAATGGGTTATTAAAGCAATAGAAACAATTTTACCCTCTCTAGAAATTCTAAGTGAAATACCTGAAAAGATAGAAGTGTTTTTAAAGGATTATGTCCCCGATACAAACGATTCGGAATTTTTAGAATATTTCAGTAAATCTGGAGTTAAAGAAGCAATAAAACAGTTTTATGATTATATTAAAGAAAACGATAGTTGGGATCCCAAAACAATAACTGATAATTTGAAACAAGCCATGAAAGATAGCAAACCTCAAAAGAAACCATTTTATATGTCTCTAAGAAAGATTTTAACAGATTCATTTCATGGACCAGATTTGGTAAATACAATTTATTTGATAGGAAGGAATAGGGTTTTAGACAGATTCGAAAGGGTGAAAGATCTTTGACTCCTGAAAATAAAATAAAGATATACGATACCTTACGTGGAGAATTAGTTGATTTAATACCAGTAAAAGAAGGGGAAATAAAGATTTATCTTTGTGGGCCGACAGTATATAATTTACTTCATATTGGTAATGCGAGACCAATAATTATATTTGATGCATTTAGAAGATTTTTAGAGTATTTAGGATATAAAGTGATTTTAGTACAAAATTTTACAGACATAGATGACAAAATAATTGAACAAGCTAATAGAGAAGGAATATCCTTTGAAAAGTTAGCGAAAAGATATATAATCGAGTATTGGAAAGATATGGTAGCTCTAAAGGCAAGGGCATTCAATTTTCACCCGAAAACTACTAACTATGTTGATGAAATCATTTTATATATAGATGATTTAATAAAGAAAGGATACGCCTATAAAGCAGATAATGGTGATGTTTATTTTGACATCAACAAGTTCAAAAGATATGGTGAATTATCTCATAGAAAAGTTGAGGATATGAAAGTAGGAAATCGGACAGAAGTTTCTCAATTTAAAAAGGATCCTTTAGATTTTGCCTTATGGAAGGTTTCTAAAGAAGGAGAACCTTATTGGGAAAGCCCTTGGAGTAAAGGTAGACCTGGTTGGCATATAGAATGTTCGGTTATGTCTACAGAACTTTTAGGAGAAACCTTTGATATTCATGCAGGAGGTAACGATTTAATATTTCCTCACCATGAAAACGAAAGAGCTCAGGCTATAGCTAAAACTGGTAAGGAATTTGCTAAGTATTGGATGCACAATGGGATGATAAAAATGGCTCAAGATAAAATGTCAAAATCGTTAGGGAATGTTTGGTATTTAAGAGACCTGTTAAAAAAATTCGACTCAGACGTTTTAAAAATATTTGTTCTAAGTAAGCACTACAGAATACCTATTGATATAAATGAAGATTTACTCAGGTCTCAACAAACTTCAGTTAATAGAGTGAAGCAAGCACTAAAGGAATCAGAAGAGTTTTTTGGTGGAAAAGTTCCTTATCCAACACAAAAGGATTTTTTTATAGTTGATGAAACATTTCTTATAGAAAAACTTTCCAACGATTTTGATACACCTGCAATTATTAGTCGTATTTTTGAATTGAGCAAAGAGTTAAACAAAGCGTTAAATTTACGAGATGAAAAGAAAATAAAAAATATTTATTATATCATTAGTAATTTTTATGGAAGTATTTTAGGTTTATTTGAGACAAGTGAAACGTTGAGGAAAAATAGTTTTGAGTTGGATCAATTAGTAGAAGTTGTTTTAAACGTTAGAGATACCCTTAGAAAAGAAAAACGTTTTGATTTAAGTGATTATATACGTAACGAATTAATTAATATGGGAATTAAGTTAAAA
The Petrotoga sp. 9PW.55.5.1 DNA segment above includes these coding regions:
- the cysS gene encoding cysteine--tRNA ligase, giving the protein MKIYDTLRGELVDLIPVKEGEIKIYLCGPTVYNLLHIGNARPIIIFDAFRRFLEYLGYKVILVQNFTDIDDKIIEQANREGISFEKLAKRYIIEYWKDMVALKARAFNFHPKTTNYVDEIILYIDDLIKKGYAYKADNGDVYFDINKFKRYGELSHRKVEDMKVGNRTEVSQFKKDPLDFALWKVSKEGEPYWESPWSKGRPGWHIECSVMSTELLGETFDIHAGGNDLIFPHHENERAQAIAKTGKEFAKYWMHNGMIKMAQDKMSKSLGNVWYLRDLLKKFDSDVLKIFVLSKHYRIPIDINEDLLRSQQTSVNRVKQALKESEEFFGGKVPYPTQKDFFIVDETFLIEKLSNDFDTPAIISRIFELSKELNKALNLRDEKKIKNIYYIISNFYGSILGLFETSETLRKNSFELDQLVEVVLNVRDTLRKEKRFDLSDYIRNELINMGIKLKDTPERTKWQ